The Pseudonocardia sp. HH130630-07 DNA window ACCGCCCGCATTCGATCCGGTCGACTACCGAAACCGCAACGTCGTCGAGTGCGGGTTCTGCCACGTCAAGCAGTGGCGCGGGCTGGCCACCCGTTACGACAAGCTCGCCCTGACCTTCCGCGGCGGCGCCGTCCTGAAGGCGATCGTCACCTGGCTCCGCGCATTGGGAGACACACCCTAGGGCGTGTCTCCCAGATAGGCGGACCGGGGTGCGCGATGCTTGATCGGTGCCGCGTACCGCTGTCCTGACTGATGCCCAGTGGGCCCGTCTGGCGCCGCTGTTGCCCTCCTCCGAGGGTCGTCGCGGGCGCCCGTTCCGCGATGACCGCCGGGTGCTCGAGGGGATCATCTACCGGTATCGGTGCGGGCTTCCCTGGCGCGACGTCCCAGCCGAGTTCGGGCCGTGGCAGACGTTGTGGAAGCGGCACCGCCGCTACAGCGGCGACGGCACCTGGGACCACATCCTGGCTGCTCTTCTGGTCGAGGCCGACGCCGCCGAGGTGCTCGGGTGGGCGGTCAGCGTGGACTCCACGATCATCCGTGCCCACCAGCACGCCGCGACCCTCAAGCGCGACACAGGGGGCCGGATCGAACTACACGAATCTGCTCGCCGAACCAGCAGATCACGCGCTGGGACGGTCCCGCGGAGGGCTGTCGACGAAGATCCACCAGCTCGTTGACGGGCACGGCCGCCCGCTGGTGGTCCTCCTCGGCCCCGGCCAGGGCGGCGACTCGCCAATGTTTCCGCACCTGATGGCGCGCCTGAGCATCGCCCGACCGGGCCCGGGACGACCCCGGACCCGGCCTGAACGCGTGCGCGCGGACAAGGCCTACTCCTCACGCGCGATCCGCCGGCACCTGCGCGAGCGCCGGATCATCGCTGTCATTCCGGAGCCCTCTGACCAGCAGGGACACCGCAAACGACGGGGCTCACGCGGTGGCCGACCGCCCGCATTCGATCCGGTCGACTACCGAAACCGCAACGTCGTCGAGTGCGGGTTCTGCCACGTCAAGCAGTGGCGCGGGCTGGCCACCCGTTACGACAAGCTCGCCCTGACCTTCCGCGGCGGCGCCGTCCTGAAGGCGATCGTCACCTGGCTCCGCGCATTGGGAGACACACCCTAGTCGCCGGCCCCGGGCCGCGAGTGGCACACCTTGAGGTAGTCCAGGAACGACGCCTGCAGCCCGGTCACGTGGGTCTCCCGCAACAGCGCCCGGGTGACGTCCGGCGCCCGGTCCGTGCGCTGCAGCCGGTCGACGACGTCGAGCACGTTCTGCGCCAGCCTGCGGTAGATCGCGACGTCCCCGAGTGCCTCGAGCTCGTTCACGGTGACGTGCAGCCGCGGGGCGACCGGATCCGCGGGACGTGCCGGGAGGGCGTCGATCATGGTGAAGATCCGGCTGGCGGGGGTGATGACGCCGGGACTGCCCGCACCGAAGCTGGCGAACGGCGCCGCGCCGCGCAGCCACGCGTAGAGGGCGAAGAGCCCGCCGTAGGAGTAGCCGAAGAGCCCGTGCCCGGAATCGGCGACCGGGTACCGGGACCGGAGGTGCGGGTGGAGCTCGTCGGTCAGGAAGTCGAGGAAGAGATCGGCCCGGGTGTCCGCGAGCTCGGTGAGGTAGGCGGCCATCTTCTCCTGCGACATCGCGCCCGAGTCCCGGGCCGCCTCGAGGGTGGACACCATGTCCTCGGCGACGGGTTCCCCCGGCGGCACGAAGTCGCGGTTGCGCAGCCGCTCCCAGTGCCCGGCGTCCTCGCCCGCGTAGCCGATGCTGACCTGGATGTAGGGGGCGACCGTCAGGTACGGGTCGGCCTGGACGACGACGAGGGGAGCGGTGACGCCCACCGTCCAGTTGCCGTCGAGCACGTACATCAGGGGCAGGGGGCCCGTGGCGTCGGTGTGGCCGGGGGGCATGGTCACCCAGATGCCGTAACTGCGCCCGGACTGCGCCGTGAGCTCGACGTAGTCGGTGTCGGCGAGGCAACCGTGCAGCATGCTGCTCATCCACTGTCCTTCCGCGACGGCGGTGTACTGCGGTGTGCTGCGGCGGGCGCCACGGCACACGACAGGTGTCCGGGGCCAGTCTCCGTCGTGATCGACGCGCGGGCACCGGCAGACGGTCGCCCGTCGATCCGGTGTCACGCGACATCCGTCGCGGCCGCGCCCGCCGATCCCGCACCCGGCCCCGCACCCGGCCCCGGCCCCGGCCCCGGCCCCGGGACCATGGTGATCGGAACGTCGGCGACGTCCGGTGCCGCTGCCGGCACCGGACGCAGCCGAATCTCCGATCACCGCGGCCGGCTCCTAGTCACCGGTCGAGCCGGACCCGGGTTGCGGGTCCTCCGGCGGTTCCAGGAACGCCAGGTCGACGGCCGGGGGCCGGTCCGGGCCGTAGACCGGGCTCCAGGACTCGCGCGTCCCGTCCCGGACCCGCAGGACCCGCAGGTCAGCCGGCTGTATCAACAGCTCGGTCCAGTTCTCGTGGGTGTCGGGATGGGCGGCGTCGGCGATGTGCTCGTACGCGTCCGCCGCGTGGACGAACGCCGTCCGCCAGGCGATCGCGGCCGCCCGGATCCGGTCCACGTCGGCGGGATCGGCACCGGGTCCGGAGAGCTCGTGCAGGATCCGGCGGACCCGGCGCAGGTCCTCGATCACCACGCCGATCGCGCCGAGCGTCTCGGCACTGCGCTGCGCGGACAGCATCACCTGGGCCCAGCGTGCGGTGATCACCCGTGCGGAGTCGATGGCCCGGCGGATCACGGTCAGCGCGGTCCGCCGCCACCGCTCGTCGCCGATCAGGACGGCGAGCCGCTCGACGTCCGGGGGCAGCGGTGCGACCCGGTGCACGATCTCCAGCTCGGAGGCCGGTGCGAGGCCCCGGCGGGCGAACGCCGCCTCGATCTCGGTGCGCTCGTGCTCGCGGATCCCGAAGTCGGCGTCGCCCGAGCCCGTCCCGCCGTTCAGCAGGCCCCACAGCGCGCGCCGGGCGGCGAGCGGCGCACGGGCCACCGCCCCGTAGGCCGTGACCTCGATGATCCGGTAGCGCCGGGCGTCCTGCCGGGCGATCCACCACTCCACCAGCGTGGCGCCGACCAGCAGGAACAGTAGCGACGACACCACGTTGGTGAGCATCGCGTGCTCGGCCCAGAACTCCGTCAGCACGCCGGACGGCCAGTCCCCGAGCACCAGTACCAGGACGAGCGCCGCGGCCAGCGCTCCGATCCCGAGCGCGCCCCGGGCCGCACCGGTCGTCCGTCGTCCCACCACGCGCCCCCCGCCTCCGGTCCACCGTGGAGCCTGCCGGACGTCTCGCCCGGGCGTGGCGGTTCACCGGACGCGGGCCCGGATCACCCTTTCGGCCTAGACTCCGGCGCATGGCGGAGCAACGGCAGGCCCGGGCGGGGCGCCCGGTCGTCGGTCTGTCGGTCCGCGCGTTGCTGGCACTCGTCGTCACGACGGCGAACGTCGGCGGGGCGGCGGTCGTCCTGGTGCTCGCGGCCTTCGTGCTGCCCCGCGAGGAGCTGCTGGACGCGGTCGGCATCCGGCTGGTCAACCTCGTCGTCCTCGTCGGCTACCTGCTCGTGACGCTCCCGATCGGGATCTGGTTCGGCCGCCGCGCGCTGACCGTGCGCCGGCGCTCCGCGGACCCGGAGACGGCCGAACGCCGGCTGGTGCTGCACGCCCCGGGCCGGATCACCTCGGTGGTCGCCGTGCTCTGGTTCCTCGCCGCGGTGCTGTTCTGCCTGCTCAACGTGCGCTACTCGGGGCGGCTCGCGTTCTCGGTGACGGCGACGGTGGCGATCGGCGGGGTCACCACCTGCGCGCTGTCGTTCCTGCTGGTCGAGCGGATGCTGCGACGTGCGGCGGCCCGGGTGCTGTCCGGCCGCCCGCCGCGCCGGCGGCGCCTGGTCACCGGCGTCATGATGCGGTCGGTGGGTTTCTGGGCGCTGGGCACCGCCGTCCCGGTCGCCGGGCTGATGCTCGCCGGGCTGCTCGCGCTGGTCTTCGGCGACTCCTCGCCCACCCAGCTGGGGATCACGATGCTGGCCCTGGGCGGGACGGCGATCGGCGCCGGTCTGCTGACCACGATCGGTGCCGCCCGGGCCATCGCCGATCCGGTGCTCTCGGTGCGCCGGGCGCTGGCCAGGGTGGCCGACGGCGATCTCGACGTCCGGGTGCCGGTCTACGACAACACCGAGCTGGGGCAGCTGCAGGCCGGGACGAACGGCATGGTCGAGGGCCTGCGCGAGCGCGAACGGATCCGCGACCTGTTCGGCAGGCACGTCGGCCGGGACGTCGCCGAGGCCGCGGCGGCCCGGGGCGACGAGGTCCGTCTCGGTGGCGAGCTCCGCCCGGTCGCGGTGCTGTTCGTCGATCTCGTCGGGTCGACGGCGATGGCCGAGCGCCGCCCGCCGGAGGAGGTCGTGGCGGTGCTCAACCGGTTCTTCGGCCTCGTCGTCGAGTGCGTCGAGCGGTCCGGCGGCTGGATCAACAAGTTCGAGGGCGACGCCGCGCTCGCCGTCTTCGGCGCCCCCACCGGCCTCGACGACGCGCCCGGCGCCGCGCTGGTCGCGGCCCGCAGGCTGGGTGCCCGGCTGGAGGCCGAGATGCCGGAGATCGAGGCGGGGATCGGGGTCTCGGCCGGGGACGCCGTCGCCGGCAACATCGGCGACCCGCGCCGCTACGAGTACACGGTGATCGGCGACCCGGTGAACGAGGCGGCCCGGTTGACCGAGCTGGCGAAGTCGGTGCCGGGCGGCGTGGTCGCCGCCGAGCGGGCGGTCGCCGCCGCGGGTGCCGAGGCCGCGCGGTGGCGGTCCGGCGAACCGGTCACGCTGCGCGGCCGGGACGCTCCGACCGGGATCTGCACCCCGGTCCCGAGCGGGGACGGGGAGCCGGCCCCGGACGGCTCGGGCACGTCGGACGGCGTCCGGACCGGGTCCTGACCAACCGGGCGGCGGCCCCCGTCAGGACGTGACGCCGGCCACCGCCGTCGGGCACGATGCCGCCATGAGCAGCGCCGCCCCGGAGTTCAGCGAACGGACGATCGCCGCCCTCACGCGGGCCCGCCGGCACTCGGTCGGTGACCTGCTGCACCGCACGGCACTGCGCTACCCGGACAAGCCCGCCGTCGTCGACGGCGACACCCGCTGGACGTTCGCCGAGTTCGACGCCGCGGTGAACCGCTGCGCGGCCGCGCTGGCCGGCCACGGCCTGGCCAAGGGCGACCGGCTCGCGCTGCTGTCGCGCAACAGCCGTCAGTACGGGGTGCTGGTGTTCGCCACCGCCCGGCTCGGCGTCGTGCTCGTCCCGGTCAACTTCATGCTCACCGCCGGCGAGATCGCCTACATCCTCGACCACTCCGGGGCGCGGGCGTTCGTCGTCCAGGACACGCTGGTCCCGACCGCCGAGCAGGCCCTCGCCCAGGTGCCGGTCCCGGTCCGGGTGCGGATCGGTGCGGGCGGGGACTGGCCGGACCTCGACGGGTGGATCGCCGGGACCGGCGACCCGGGGCAGCCCGACGTCGCCGTCGGTGACGACGACCCGCTGCGCCTGATGTACACCTCGGGCACCGAGTCCCGGCCGAAGGGCGTCGTGCTCACCAGCCGCTCGCTGGTGTCGCAGTACGTCTCCTGCATCGTCGACGGCGGCATGGCCCCGGACGACGTCGAGCTGCACTCGCTGCCGATGTACCACTGCGCGCAGCTGGACTGCTTCTTCTCCGTCGACGTCTACCTCGGCGCGACCAGCATCATCCTGCCCGCGCCGGACCCGGCCACCCTGCTGGCGACCATCGAGCGGGAGCGGGTCACCAAGCTGTTCTGCCCGCCGACGGTGTGGATCTCGCTGCTGCGGCACCCGGACTTCGACACCCGGGACCTGTCCAGCCTGCGCAAGGGCTACTACGGCGCGGCCGCGATGCCGGTCGAGGTGCTGCACGAGCTGGCCCGGCGGCTCCCCGACGTGGCGCTGTGGAACTTCTACGGGCAGACCGAGATGTCGCCGCTGGCCACGATCCTGTCCCCGGCCGAGCAGCTGGAGCGCGCCGGGTCCGCGGGCCGCGCCTCGCTGAACGCCGAGACCCGGGTCGTCGGCGACGACGACGAGGAGCTGCCGCCCGGCGAGGTCGGCGAGATCGTGCACCGGTCCCCGCACGCCGCGCGCGGCTACTACCGCGATGAGGACAAGACCGCCGAGGCGTTCCGGAACGGCTGGTTCCACTCCGGCGACCTCGGCGTCATGAGCGCCGACGGCTACCTCTCGGTGGTCGACCGGAAGAAGGACATGATCAAGACCGGTGGGGAGAACGTCGCCTCCCGGGAGGTGGAGGAGGCGCTCTACCTGCTCGACGGCGTCGCCGAGGTCGCGGTGTTCGGGGTCTCGCACCCGCACTGGATCGAGGCGGTGACCGCGGTCGTGGTGCCCCGCGACGGCGTGACGCTCACCGAGGACCAGGTGCACGCGCACGCCAGGGAGCGCCTCGCCGGCTACAAGCGCCCCAAGTACGTCGTGTTCGCCGGCGCGCTGCCGAAGAACCCCTCCGGCAAGATCCTCAAGCGCGAGCTGCGGGCCGAGCACTCCGGCATCGCCGGGAACGGCTAGGGCATGTCTCCCAATAGGCGTGACCAGGTGATGCAGGCGCTGAGGACGGTGGCGGCGCGATAGGTGATGGCGAGTTTGTCGTAGCGGGTGGCCAGCCCGCGCCACTGCTTGGTCAGGGTGAAGTGGCGTTCCACGACGTTGCGGCCCTTGTAGGTCTCAACGTCGAGTCCGGGTGGTCTGCCGCCGAGGGAGCCGCGGCGTTTGCGGGCGGCGATCTCGTCGCGTTTCTGCGGGATGACGGTGGTGATCGAGCGGCGGGCCAGTGCGCGCCGGTTGACCCCGGATGAGTAGGCCCGGTCGGCCACCACGGCGTCGGGTCGGGTGCGGGACCGTCCCGCGCCGAGGCGGGGGACGCGGATGTCGGCCAGGACCTGCTCGAGCATGGCGCCGTCGTTGCGCTGCCCGCCGGTCACCACCACCGCCAGCGGCCGGCCCCGCCGGTCGACCGCGGCATGGATCTTCGTCGTCAGCCCGCCACGGGAACGGCCGATGCCGTGACCTGCGGGTTCTCGCGGTCCGCCGAGCGGGCTGGGCATGAACCCGTCAGGGGATTTCGTGTAGTTCGACCGTGCCCCCTGTGTCCTGCTCGGGGCGGGTGGTGTTCGTGGCGTGCTGGTGCGCCCGGTTGATCGTGGCGTCCACCGACACCTGTCAACACCGTCCAGTCGATCTCGCCCTTGGCGTCGGCCTGGGCCAACAGTGCGGCCAGCACGGTGTCCCAGGTGCCGTCAGCGGCGTAGCGGCGGTGTCGCTTCCACACCGTTTGCCAGGGCCCGAACTGCTCCCGCGGCAGATCTCGCCAGGGGATCCCGGTTCGGTATCGGAAGATGATCCCCTCCACCACGCGGCGATCCTCGCCGAACGGGTGCCCACGCCGCCCGGCGTTGGAGGGCAGCAGCGGCCCGATCAACTGCCACTGAGCATCCGAGAGCAGCGCGAACCTCGACGAACTCACCGGCTCATCCTGCCGGCAGTCCGGACACCCATATGGGAGACACGCCCTAGCCGGGCACGACGAACTCGGCGTCGACGGCCGCCCGGATCGTCACCTCGCCCGGCTCCAGCAGCGCCCCGAGCCCGTCGTCCGGCGCGGTGGCGGCGGCCGGGGCGGCGAACGCCCGCGCGGCGAGCGGTGCCGGGGGCCCGGCGTCGATGTCGGCCACCGACCGGGGCCGCACCGGGCCCAGGTCGAGGGCGTCGGCGTAGTCCTGGGCCCGTTCGAGGGCCTCGCGCAGGGCCTGGCGGCGGGCGTCGCGCGTCGTCTCCCGGCGGTGCTCGTCGGCCAGGTCCCAGGTGATGCCGCGGATCGCGGCGCTCGCGACGTCGTGCAGCGCCGACAGCCAGCCGCCGAGCCGGGCCACGTCGTCGAACTCGACCGACACCGACACCGACGCGTGGTGCACCGGCGGCCGCGGCCGCCCGCGGTGCGTGGGCTGCTGGACCGAGGTCCGGACCTGGTCGACGACGATCCGGCGGACCGGCCCGTGGTCCGGGTCGTGCCCGGCCCGCACGTCGGTCAGGACGGTGGCGCAGTCGCGCTCGACCTGCGCCCGCACCGGCCCGGGCTCCGGCCCCTGCGCGGCCACGACGAGCCGCACGGTGCCGCGCTCCGCCGGCACCTCCCGCTCGTGCTCGCCGCGCACCCGGATCACGATCTCGCTCATGCCGCTCCTCCCGCCGGGCCGAGCCGCTGCCACAGGAACGCCGAGGCCAGTGCCGACATCCGCGCGGCCTGCGCGTTGTCCGCGGCGCCGCCGTGCCCGCCCTCGATGTTCTCGTAGTAGGTGACGTCGTGGCCCGCGGCGTCGAGCGCCGCGGCGAACTTGCGCGCGTGCCCGGGGTGCACCCGGTCGTCCCGGGTCGAGGTCAGCAGGACGACCGGCGGGTAGGACGCGTCCGGGTCGATCAGGTGGTACGGGGAGAACGT harbors:
- a CDS encoding alpha/beta hydrolase translates to MSSMLHGCLADTDYVELTAQSGRSYGIWVTMPPGHTDATGPLPLMYVLDGNWTVGVTAPLVVVQADPYLTVAPYIQVSIGYAGEDAGHWERLRNRDFVPPGEPVAEDMVSTLEAARDSGAMSQEKMAAYLTELADTRADLFLDFLTDELHPHLRSRYPVADSGHGLFGYSYGGLFALYAWLRGAAPFASFGAGSPGVITPASRIFTMIDALPARPADPVAPRLHVTVNELEALGDVAIYRRLAQNVLDVVDRLQRTDRAPDVTRALLRETHVTGLQASFLDYLKVCHSRPGAGD
- a CDS encoding SIMPL domain-containing protein, with the protein product MSEIVIRVRGEHEREVPAERGTVRLVVAAQGPEPGPVRAQVERDCATVLTDVRAGHDPDHGPVRRIVVDQVRTSVQQPTHRGRPRPPVHHASVSVSVEFDDVARLGGWLSALHDVASAAIRGITWDLADEHRRETTRDARRQALREALERAQDYADALDLGPVRPRSVADIDAGPPAPLAARAFAAPAAATAPDDGLGALLEPGEVTIRAAVDAEFVVPG
- a CDS encoding acyl-CoA synthetase, which encodes MSSAAPEFSERTIAALTRARRHSVGDLLHRTALRYPDKPAVVDGDTRWTFAEFDAAVNRCAAALAGHGLAKGDRLALLSRNSRQYGVLVFATARLGVVLVPVNFMLTAGEIAYILDHSGARAFVVQDTLVPTAEQALAQVPVPVRVRIGAGGDWPDLDGWIAGTGDPGQPDVAVGDDDPLRLMYTSGTESRPKGVVLTSRSLVSQYVSCIVDGGMAPDDVELHSLPMYHCAQLDCFFSVDVYLGATSIILPAPDPATLLATIERERVTKLFCPPTVWISLLRHPDFDTRDLSSLRKGYYGAAAMPVEVLHELARRLPDVALWNFYGQTEMSPLATILSPAEQLERAGSAGRASLNAETRVVGDDDEELPPGEVGEIVHRSPHAARGYYRDEDKTAEAFRNGWFHSGDLGVMSADGYLSVVDRKKDMIKTGGENVASREVEEALYLLDGVAEVAVFGVSHPHWIEAVTAVVVPRDGVTLTEDQVHAHARERLAGYKRPKYVVFAGALPKNPSGKILKRELRAEHSGIAGNG
- a CDS encoding adenylate/guanylate cyclase domain-containing protein; translated protein: MAEQRQARAGRPVVGLSVRALLALVVTTANVGGAAVVLVLAAFVLPREELLDAVGIRLVNLVVLVGYLLVTLPIGIWFGRRALTVRRRSADPETAERRLVLHAPGRITSVVAVLWFLAAVLFCLLNVRYSGRLAFSVTATVAIGGVTTCALSFLLVERMLRRAAARVLSGRPPRRRRLVTGVMMRSVGFWALGTAVPVAGLMLAGLLALVFGDSSPTQLGITMLALGGTAIGAGLLTTIGAARAIADPVLSVRRALARVADGDLDVRVPVYDNTELGQLQAGTNGMVEGLRERERIRDLFGRHVGRDVAEAAAARGDEVRLGGELRPVAVLFVDLVGSTAMAERRPPEEVVAVLNRFFGLVVECVERSGGWINKFEGDAALAVFGAPTGLDDAPGAALVAARRLGARLEAEMPEIEAGIGVSAGDAVAGNIGDPRRYEYTVIGDPVNEAARLTELAKSVPGGVVAAERAVAAAGAEAARWRSGEPVTLRGRDAPTGICTPVPSGDGEPAPDGSGTSDGVRTGS